In Campylobacter suis, the following proteins share a genomic window:
- a CDS encoding DUF4139 domain-containing protein has protein sequence MKKILLSLTAFVWLNADKNLIEIYQNAEFLRQSFDNVKSELIIAVPDGVRVDDVDVRSTCDVTKMSLSRPLITQNAKVSELKLQISKIENEILAFNDKREFLHSIAPKVSDFEALKASGEKFYELILADKTRQGELKERLLELSTALDKQTQELRYQNLTINFACESKSVDVAFALFEPSSLKNEVRASTLTQKLEISQSISVFNPLPTPLDNLSIAIYPFSYDTRLAPDEFAPRYYGQSASNYDIQPRMAVAMSVNDSVKFEKARAKSEQLSLADTYKLDGLNIGAFEQKSFEYDRQSLDAKFSIFIDAYADANAFLMANFTPKNRLNMANTSYKVDGVSIGESLAQGFDENAQSVLYLGKNSLIKVSKKVDEKMSKSSFFGNTKTTTRSWDYEITNSSNRTWEITLAERIPLSTSNNIKISDKSNDKANIDKEGRAEYKFSLKASEKKSINFGYEVNEPK, from the coding sequence ATGAAGAAAATTTTACTTTCACTAACGGCATTTGTTTGGCTAAATGCGGATAAAAATTTGATAGAAATTTATCAAAACGCTGAGTTTTTGCGCCAAAGCTTTGATAATGTAAAAAGTGAGCTTATCATCGCCGTTCCAGATGGTGTGCGAGTGGATGATGTAGATGTGCGCTCAACTTGCGATGTGACAAAAATGAGCCTTAGCAGACCGCTTATCACACAAAATGCAAAAGTGAGCGAGCTAAAGCTTCAAATCTCAAAGATCGAAAATGAAATTTTAGCATTTAATGACAAGCGCGAATTTTTGCATAGCATAGCACCAAAAGTGAGTGACTTTGAGGCGCTAAAGGCGAGTGGTGAGAAATTTTACGAGCTTATTTTAGCTGATAAAACAAGGCAAGGTGAGCTAAAAGAACGGCTTTTAGAGCTATCTACGGCGCTAGATAAACAAACGCAAGAGCTAAGGTATCAAAACCTTACTATAAATTTTGCTTGCGAGTCAAAAAGCGTAGATGTGGCGTTTGCGCTTTTTGAGCCAAGTTCGCTAAAAAATGAAGTCCGCGCTAGCACGCTTACTCAAAAGCTTGAAATTTCACAAAGCATAAGCGTCTTTAACCCCCTGCCAACACCGCTTGATAATCTAAGTATCGCTATTTATCCTTTTAGCTACGACACTAGATTAGCGCCTGATGAGTTTGCGCCTAGATACTACGGACAAAGTGCGTCAAACTACGATATACAGCCTCGTATGGCTGTAGCTATGAGCGTAAATGATAGTGTAAAATTTGAAAAAGCTCGTGCAAAAAGTGAGCAACTAAGCCTTGCAGATACCTACAAGCTTGATGGGCTAAATATTGGCGCGTTTGAGCAAAAAAGCTTTGAGTATGACAGGCAAAGCTTGGACGCGAAATTTAGTATATTTATAGATGCTTATGCAGATGCCAATGCCTTTTTAATGGCAAATTTTACTCCTAAAAATAGGCTAAATATGGCAAACACCAGCTATAAAGTAGATGGCGTAAGTATAGGTGAGAGCCTCGCGCAAGGCTTTGATGAAAACGCACAAAGCGTGCTATATCTAGGTAAAAATTCACTCATCAAAGTAAGCAAAAAAGTCGATGAAAAGATGAGTAAATCTAGCTTTTTTGGTAACACAAAAACAACCACAAGATCTTGGGACTACGAGATAACAAACAGCTCAAACCGCACTTGGGAGATAACTTTAGCCGAACGCATACCACTAAGCACAAGCAATAACATAAAGATAAGTGACAAAAGCAACGACAAAGCAAACATAGACAAAGAGGGTAGAGCTGAGTATAAATTTAGCCTAAAAGCAAGCGAGAAAAAGAGTATAAACTTTGGCTATGAAGTAAACGAGCCAAAGTAA
- a CDS encoding aspartate carbamoyltransferase catalytic subunit, which translates to MSYTRKHLIGTRDLEVSEIMHFLDAAKEFKALNSSEFKKSDHLRGKTTINAFYENSTRTRTSFEIAAKRLGADAINFTASSSSVNKGETLIDTMNNLEAMRSDIIVLRHPSSGAALLATQHTDASVVNAGDGTNEHPSQCLLDLFTLRENGKKLDSSTTVAIIGDIARSRVARSDIWAMRKLGINVRLFAPAMMMPLEAGVFGCEIAKSVEEACEGVDAIIMLRIQLERGDGEVAFPSSREYSKFFGLNSTRLKLAKPDALVLHPGPINRGVELNSDVADSLNSRILNQVENGVAIRMAILNTLMKNRG; encoded by the coding sequence ATGAGCTACACACGCAAACATTTAATAGGCACGAGAGACTTAGAAGTCAGCGAGATAATGCACTTTTTAGACGCAGCAAAAGAGTTTAAAGCGCTAAACTCAAGCGAGTTTAAAAAGAGCGATCATCTAAGAGGAAAAACTACAATAAATGCTTTTTATGAAAACTCAACTCGCACGCGCACGAGCTTTGAGATAGCGGCAAAAAGGCTAGGAGCGGACGCGATAAATTTCACCGCGTCAAGCTCTAGTGTAAATAAGGGTGAAACGCTAATTGACACCATGAATAACCTAGAAGCCATGCGAAGCGACATCATCGTGCTTCGTCACCCAAGCTCAGGTGCCGCGCTTCTAGCCACACAGCACACCGACGCCAGTGTCGTAAATGCCGGAGATGGCACGAACGAACACCCAAGCCAGTGTCTGCTAGATCTTTTTACCTTAAGAGAAAACGGCAAAAAGCTAGACAGCTCAACGACTGTGGCGATCATTGGCGATATCGCTAGAAGTAGGGTGGCTCGCTCAGATATTTGGGCGATGAGAAAGCTTGGTATAAATGTTCGCCTTTTTGCGCCAGCGATGATGATGCCGCTAGAGGCAGGGGTTTTTGGCTGTGAGATAGCAAAGAGTGTGGAGGAGGCGTGTGAGGGGGTGGACGCTATCATCATGCTTCGTATCCAGCTTGAAAGAGGCGATGGTGAGGTGGCGTTTCCTAGCTCGCGTGAGTACTCTAAATTTTTTGGGCTTAACAGTACGCGCTTAAAGCTAGCAAAGCCAGATGCGCTAGTGCTTCACCCAGGTCCTATAAACCGCGGCGTCGAGCTAAACTCAGATGTTGCTGATAGCCTAAACTCACGCATTCTAAATCAAGTAGAAAACGGCGTTGCCATCCGTATGGCGATACTTAACACACTGATGAAAAATAGAGGTTAA
- a CDS encoding SH3 domain-containing protein, which yields MKKKLILPLFIVLFLGCSDKNQKLNDHALSQIPASRISLIDLGEQSVKNLPQSTINEQLDGAALLKKRFNTFSANISKKERKDAFWALDIYKFREKRPYYGSNFRPVTKEWFEQTRENANEEGFLSLNALAITTANTALRNMPSSDPLFYNPQNAGEGYPFDYLQTSALSIGFPLFVSHLSKDGAWAMVRDDDVWGWVKVEDIRFITSDEAKIYKQSKFLTILRDKIPVYNERGWFLFYARLGAILPFLTENDETFYGEIYTRNGKHKFKIPKTEAARFPLALNQTNINAMADSLLNEPYGWGGVDNLRDCSLLTKDMMGAFGVWLPRNSKAQANIGKKVELSFLTNEQKIEVIKKQAVPYMTLLHSPGHIMLYVGIKDDQILIFHDAWGIKTITDGRALIGQTAITTLDVGRDVVGVETGSLLLSKIKSMNILLAKDDRLTTLNDFSKEPALVRVNTKTIKDEPCNHADANAVYPALSPINAPLVDAGRCRDYELLQSLYGDSEASVKANLVDVIWLKDFGTKKLKFNRQNGAAKALQAVSDELNELAKKDENILKFLKDSGTFKWRVIAGTKRASAHSYGIAIDINVDGSGYWQWSKEHKNTLPEEVVHVFERHKFIWGGRWRHFDSMHFEYRPELFKDSK from the coding sequence ATGAAAAAAAAACTTATTTTACCGCTTTTTATAGTCCTATTTTTAGGGTGTTCTGATAAAAATCAAAAACTAAACGACCATGCTTTAAGTCAAATACCAGCCTCACGCATAAGCCTTATAGATCTTGGCGAACAAAGTGTAAAAAATTTGCCTCAAAGCACGATAAACGAGCAACTTGATGGAGCTGCGTTACTTAAAAAAAGATTTAACACATTTAGCGCAAATATTAGCAAAAAAGAGAGAAAGGACGCCTTTTGGGCGCTTGATATATATAAATTTAGAGAAAAACGCCCATATTATGGCTCAAATTTTCGCCCTGTTACAAAAGAGTGGTTTGAACAAACGCGTGAAAATGCAAATGAAGAGGGATTTTTATCTCTAAATGCTCTAGCCATAACCACGGCAAATACCGCACTTCGCAACATGCCAAGCAGCGACCCACTTTTTTACAACCCACAAAATGCTGGCGAGGGCTATCCATTTGACTACCTACAAACATCAGCACTTAGCATCGGTTTTCCACTATTTGTCTCACACCTATCAAAAGATGGGGCTTGGGCGATGGTAAGAGATGATGATGTTTGGGGATGGGTCAAGGTCGAGGATATCCGCTTTATAACAAGCGATGAGGCAAAAATTTATAAACAGTCAAAATTTCTAACCATACTAAGAGATAAAATACCAGTTTATAATGAGCGAGGTTGGTTTTTATTTTACGCTAGACTTGGGGCGATACTTCCGTTTTTAACAGAGAATGATGAGACATTTTACGGCGAAATTTATACAAGAAACGGCAAGCATAAATTTAAGATACCAAAAACTGAGGCCGCGCGCTTCCCACTTGCTTTAAATCAGACAAATATAAACGCAATGGCTGACTCACTCCTAAATGAGCCTTATGGCTGGGGTGGCGTGGATAACCTACGCGACTGCTCCTTACTTACTAAAGACATGATGGGCGCATTTGGAGTTTGGCTGCCTAGAAACTCTAAAGCTCAAGCAAACATCGGCAAAAAAGTTGAGCTTTCGTTTTTAACAAACGAACAAAAGATAGAAGTCATAAAAAAACAAGCTGTGCCCTATATGACACTGCTTCACTCTCCAGGACATATCATGCTTTATGTAGGCATTAAAGATGATCAAATTCTTATATTTCACGACGCGTGGGGGATAAAAACCATAACAGATGGACGCGCGCTTATAGGGCAAACCGCGATAACAACACTTGATGTAGGACGAGATGTTGTTGGAGTAGAGACTGGTTCGTTACTACTTTCAAAGATAAAGTCGATGAATATCTTGCTAGCAAAAGATGACAGACTTACAACATTAAATGACTTTTCAAAAGAGCCAGCTTTAGTTAGAGTAAACACCAAAACCATCAAAGATGAGCCGTGCAATCACGCTGACGCAAATGCCGTGTATCCAGCCCTAAGCCCCATAAATGCGCCACTTGTCGATGCTGGCAGATGTAGAGACTACGAGCTACTTCAAAGCCTGTACGGAGATAGCGAAGCAAGCGTGAAAGCAAACTTAGTCGATGTAATTTGGCTTAAGGACTTTGGCACAAAAAAGCTTAAATTTAACAGACAAAATGGCGCCGCTAAAGCACTTCAAGCGGTTAGCGATGAGCTAAATGAGCTAGCCAAAAAAGATGAAAACATACTAAAATTTTTAAAAGACAGCGGGACATTTAAGTGGCGCGTGATAGCTGGCACAAAGCGTGCTAGCGCCCACAGCTATGGTATCGCGATAGATATAAATGTAGATGGCAGTGGATACTGGCAGTGGAGCAAAGAGCATAAAAACACCTTGCCAGAGGAGGTGGTGCATGTGTTTGAGAGGCATAAATTTATCTGGGGTGGGCGCTGGAGGCACTTTGATAGCATGCATTTTGAGTATAGACCTGAGCTTTTTAAGGATAGCAAATGA
- the flhA gene encoding flagellar biosynthesis protein FlhA: MAKNNINTLVLPALRYVNKFSQFKGLSIVGVIIAILAIIIVPLPSGVLDFFLAISIAISVLIILISIYVPKPTDLTTFPTLILIITLFRLSLNIATTRMILSEGHNGPEAVSDIISSFGEFVVGGNFVIGIIVFCILVLINFMVVTKGSTRVSEVQARFTLDSMPGKQMAIDADLNAGLIDEKTARERRDAVIGEANFYGAMDGSSKFIKGDAVAGIIITIINIIGGFAIGSFQHGLDMATSAQYYTILTIGDGLVSQIPGLISSTATAIIITRASKEGDNFAEGSINQLTGDYKILFIVGFILFMFALVPGLPTVSLGFIAIIFLGLGYIVKQSKDGNLLDISSSATGSKAKGGASPTSGAAATSGAGADAQRPPKKSIEEIAREEEKKINDILRPEFLELEIGYGLIKLAETDLTERIRGIRRNIATQLGFLMPQIRIRDNLQLPPNEYRFKLKGIVVGQGEIYADKFLAMDSGLVSEDIEGIPTKEPAFGLDALWIDQNTKEDAILSGYTIVDPASVISTHISELVKQNAHEILTRQETQNLLDKLKAEFPVIVEDTMRVASVGLIQKVLRALLKNSIPIKDLISILEAISDIAEVSKNLDMIIEHVRASLSRVITSLYANEKGELSFYIFETAAQQKLLEAVQYKDGTYHLMINVAQTSAIVQALRAEKQRRPISQSGPMVICVEPSLRKFIADICANFSIDIVVLSFAEISPNTPFETLGVINIENL; encoded by the coding sequence ATGGCAAAAAACAACATAAATACGCTTGTTTTGCCAGCGTTACGATATGTCAATAAATTTAGCCAGTTTAAAGGGCTAAGTATTGTTGGCGTTATTATTGCTATTTTAGCTATCATCATAGTTCCACTTCCAAGTGGCGTACTTGACTTTTTCTTAGCGATTTCTATCGCCATTTCCGTACTAATAATCCTAATCTCAATATATGTACCAAAACCAACCGACCTTACCACTTTCCCAACGCTTATTCTCATCATCACGCTATTTCGCCTTTCGCTAAATATCGCTACAACTCGTATGATACTTAGCGAAGGGCACAATGGTCCAGAGGCTGTGAGCGACATCATCTCAAGCTTTGGCGAGTTTGTTGTGGGTGGAAATTTTGTTATCGGTATCATTGTTTTTTGTATATTGGTACTTATAAATTTCATGGTCGTAACAAAGGGTTCGACGCGTGTTTCTGAGGTACAGGCGCGCTTTACGCTTGACTCTATGCCTGGTAAACAAATGGCGATAGATGCCGACTTAAATGCGGGACTGATAGATGAAAAAACCGCAAGAGAGAGGCGTGATGCGGTTATAGGAGAGGCAAATTTTTATGGAGCCATGGATGGTTCTAGTAAATTTATAAAAGGCGATGCGGTAGCTGGCATTATCATTACTATTATTAACATCATAGGTGGCTTTGCGATAGGTTCATTTCAGCACGGTCTTGATATGGCTACATCGGCGCAATACTATACAATACTTACTATCGGAGATGGTTTAGTTAGTCAAATCCCAGGACTTATCAGCTCAACAGCAACTGCCATCATCATCACTCGCGCAAGCAAAGAGGGAGATAACTTTGCTGAGGGCTCTATAAACCAACTTACGGGTGATTATAAAATTTTATTTATCGTTGGTTTTATACTTTTTATGTTTGCTCTTGTTCCAGGCCTTCCTACCGTTTCACTCGGTTTTATAGCTATTATTTTTCTTGGGCTTGGATATATCGTAAAGCAGAGCAAGGATGGAAATTTGTTAGACATATCATCTTCTGCTACTGGCTCAAAAGCAAAAGGCGGCGCTTCGCCAACTTCTGGTGCAGCTGCTACTAGTGGAGCTGGCGCAGATGCTCAAAGACCACCTAAAAAGAGTATCGAAGAGATAGCGCGCGAAGAAGAGAAAAAGATAAATGATATTTTGCGACCAGAGTTTTTGGAGCTTGAGATAGGTTATGGGCTTATAAAGTTAGCTGAGACGGATCTGACGGAAAGAATTCGTGGTATTAGGCGTAATATAGCCACTCAGCTTGGCTTTTTAATGCCACAAATCCGTATCCGAGATAACCTACAGCTTCCGCCAAATGAGTATCGTTTTAAGTTAAAAGGTATAGTTGTGGGGCAGGGCGAAATTTATGCGGATAAATTTCTTGCGATGGATAGCGGGCTTGTGAGCGAAGACATTGAAGGAATTCCTACTAAGGAGCCAGCTTTTGGGCTTGATGCGTTATGGATAGATCAAAATACAAAAGAAGACGCGATACTTTCAGGCTATACGATAGTTGATCCAGCAAGCGTTATAAGTACGCACATTAGCGAGCTAGTTAAACAAAATGCTCATGAAATTCTCACTCGCCAAGAGACACAAAATTTACTTGACAAGCTTAAAGCTGAATTTCCAGTTATCGTTGAAGATACTATGCGAGTTGCTAGTGTTGGGCTGATACAAAAGGTACTTAGAGCGCTACTTAAAAATAGCATTCCGATTAAGGATCTTATTAGTATACTTGAAGCCATTAGCGATATAGCTGAAGTTAGTAAAAATTTAGACATGATCATCGAGCATGTAAGGGCTTCGCTCTCTCGCGTGATAACCTCGCTTTATGCAAACGAAAAGGGCGAACTAAGTTTTTATATATTTGAAACTGCTGCCCAGCAAAAGCTACTTGAAGCCGTGCAGTACAAGGACGGTACGTATCATCTTATGATAAATGTCGCCCAAACTTCTGCGATAGTTCAGGCTTTGCGTGCTGAAAAGCAGCGCCGACCGATAAGTCAAAGTGGGCCGATGGTTATTTGTGTTGAGCCTAGTTTGCGTAAATTTATCGCTGATATATGTGCGAATTTTAGTATCGATATAGTTGTTTTAAGCTTTGCGGAAATTTCTCCAAATACACCATTTGAGACGCTTGGCGTGATAAATATAGAAAATTTATAA
- a CDS encoding ATP-dependent DNA helicase, translating into MLEEILQILKNSNLFLTGGGGVGKSYLTSAVIAHYKSELKNVIVLGSTGISAVNIGGVSVHSFFKFGICNDFNELKAYDKRQKDKLNKLRAILDSADLIVFDEISMISANILEMIYLRLNSSKFKGRLMFVGDFYQLPPVKKNENQNALFSFNYAFSSHAWQAFKLVNVELKISKRTQDERFYTMLSKLRVGDVSDDVIGYIVSLLTPKFEPDANTSVLFGTNFGVDRLNNMMLARLNSPNFTLKAELKIIDETLNEKRLQSFKNSLNVPEALEVMLGAKVIFATNKWGSYYNGERGEIVQVVRDGNEISEVIVKKESGELCEVGRNVFELMEFVMRDGEVWQETLATFSQFPFKLAYALTIHKSQGMSIKNLMCDLNNIFANGQLYVALSRAIDPAYLKLFYNKRLDFSRYLQSVVKIDDEVRKFYAENEFKNIKESF; encoded by the coding sequence TTGCTAGAAGAAATTTTACAAATTTTAAAAAACTCAAATCTTTTTCTAACTGGTGGCGGAGGGGTTGGCAAAAGCTACCTTACAAGCGCGGTCATAGCCCACTATAAAAGCGAGCTTAAAAATGTCATCGTGCTTGGAAGCACTGGCATAAGTGCCGTAAATATCGGCGGAGTGAGCGTACATAGCTTCTTTAAATTTGGCATTTGTAATGACTTTAATGAGCTAAAAGCTTATGATAAAAGACAAAAAGATAAGCTAAACAAACTTAGAGCGATACTTGATAGTGCCGATCTTATCGTTTTTGATGAAATTTCAATGATTAGTGCAAATATACTTGAGATGATCTATCTAAGGCTTAATAGCTCAAAATTTAAGGGTCGCTTGATGTTTGTGGGCGACTTTTATCAGCTTCCACCAGTGAAAAAAAACGAAAATCAAAATGCGCTTTTTAGCTTTAACTACGCATTTAGCTCGCATGCTTGGCAGGCTTTTAAACTCGTAAATGTTGAGCTAAAAATTTCAAAACGCACACAAGATGAGAGATTTTATACCATGCTCTCAAAGCTTCGAGTGGGCGATGTAAGCGATGATGTGATAGGATATATCGTTTCACTTTTAACGCCTAAATTTGAGCCAGACGCAAATACAAGCGTACTTTTTGGGACAAATTTTGGTGTTGATAGATTAAATAACATGATGCTAGCACGCCTAAATTCGCCAAATTTTACCCTAAAAGCAGAGCTAAAAATCATAGATGAAACCCTAAACGAAAAGCGCTTGCAAAGTTTTAAAAACTCGCTAAATGTTCCAGAAGCTCTTGAAGTAATGCTTGGTGCAAAGGTGATATTTGCCACCAATAAATGGGGTAGTTATTATAACGGTGAGCGTGGCGAGATAGTCCAAGTCGTGCGCGATGGCAATGAGATAAGCGAGGTGATCGTCAAAAAAGAGAGTGGGGAGCTTTGTGAAGTCGGACGAAATGTCTTTGAACTTATGGAATTTGTTATGCGCGACGGAGAGGTTTGGCAAGAGACACTTGCGACCTTCTCGCAGTTTCCTTTTAAACTAGCTTACGCTCTTACTATCCATAAATCGCAAGGTATGAGTATAAAAAATTTAATGTGCGATTTAAATAATATTTTTGCAAACGGTCAGCTTTATGTTGCACTTTCGCGCGCTATTGACCCAGCTTATCTTAAGCTTTTTTATAATAAACGGCTTGATTTTAGTAGATATTTACAAAGTGTGGTTAAAATAGACGATGAAGTTCGTAAATTTTACGCAGAAAATGAGTTTAAAAACATCAAGGAGAGCTTTTGA
- a CDS encoding dihydroorotase — protein sequence MKTLIKNATIVNHDGIIKSNIIIEGENIAEISNAIPQADAVIDASGKLVFPGLIDMHVHFRDPGQEYKDDIVSGSRAAVAGGVTTCMPMANTNPVNDNAYITSAMIAKAKECGLIDLLPIAAITKSLKGNEVTEMGDLVSAGAVAFSDDGLPVTSSSVMRAALEYSNMFGSFCISHSEDCSLCRGGVMHEGKVSAILGLRGMAREKEEISVSRDMLLAKLTGGHIHIAHVSSAYSLKIIEMAKKDGIRITCEATPHHFTFSDEEILRNAYDTNFKMSPPLREISDVKAVRDGLKSGLIDVIATDHAPHHSDEKIVEFDKAPFGIIGLQTLVPLTLRLVNEGVISLEQMSALTSYNPAKIIKATNKGKIAAGMLADIAIIDPDIEYIYDEKVNRSKSLNSPLFGKKIKGSAVKTLKNGRVVFDFAEFGI from the coding sequence ATGAAAACGCTTATAAAAAACGCAACTATCGTAAATCACGACGGCATTATAAAGTCAAACATCATCATCGAGGGTGAGAATATCGCTGAAATTTCAAACGCTATCCCACAAGCTGACGCTGTCATAGACGCGAGCGGTAAGCTGGTATTTCCAGGGCTTATCGATATGCACGTGCATTTTCGTGACCCAGGACAAGAGTATAAAGATGATATCGTCTCGGGCTCTCGCGCAGCGGTAGCGGGTGGTGTGACTACCTGCATGCCTATGGCAAATACAAACCCAGTAAATGACAACGCCTACATCACAAGCGCGATGATAGCCAAGGCAAAAGAGTGTGGTCTTATAGATCTTTTGCCAATCGCTGCTATCACAAAGAGCCTAAAAGGCAACGAAGTAACCGAGATGGGTGATCTTGTAAGTGCTGGAGCTGTGGCATTTAGCGATGACGGACTTCCAGTGACTAGCTCATCAGTCATGCGCGCCGCGCTTGAGTACTCAAATATGTTTGGTAGCTTTTGTATAAGCCACTCAGAGGACTGCTCGCTTTGTCGTGGCGGGGTGATGCATGAGGGCAAGGTCTCGGCGATCCTTGGGCTTCGCGGTATGGCAAGAGAGAAAGAGGAAATTTCAGTAAGCCGTGATATGCTACTCGCAAAGCTTACTGGCGGGCATATTCACATAGCGCACGTTAGCTCGGCTTACTCGCTTAAGATCATTGAAATGGCAAAGAAAGATGGCATACGCATAACATGCGAGGCGACGCCACATCACTTTACATTTAGCGATGAGGAAATTTTACGAAACGCCTATGATACGAATTTTAAAATGTCCCCGCCACTTCGCGAGATAAGCGATGTAAAAGCGGTAAGAGATGGGCTAAAAAGCGGGCTTATAGATGTCATCGCCACCGATCACGCCCCGCACCACAGCGATGAGAAGATAGTGGAGTTTGACAAGGCGCCATTTGGTATCATCGGGCTTCAAACTCTCGTGCCACTGACCTTACGACTAGTAAATGAGGGTGTGATAAGCCTAGAGCAAATGAGCGCGCTTACTTCATACAATCCAGCAAAGATTATCAAAGCTACAAACAAAGGCAAGATAGCCGCTGGTATGCTAGCTGACATCGCTATAATCGATCCTGATATAGAGTATATCTACGATGAGAAAGTAAATCGCTCAAAGTCGCTAAACTCACCACTTTTTGGCAAAAAGATAAAGGGCTCAGCCGTAAAAACTCTCAAAAACGGACGAGTGGTTTTTGACTTTGCAGAGTTTGGAATTTAG
- the rpsO gene encoding 30S ribosomal protein S15, giving the protein MALDSAKKAEIVAKFARKDGDTGSPEVQIALLTARITELTEHLKIFQKDFSSRLGLLKLVGQRKRLLKYFKNKNYTAYTKLIAELGIRDK; this is encoded by the coding sequence ATGGCTTTGGATTCGGCTAAAAAAGCAGAAATAGTTGCGAAATTCGCTAGAAAAGATGGTGATACTGGATCGCCAGAGGTGCAAATAGCACTACTTACAGCTCGTATTACTGAGCTTACAGAGCACCTTAAAATATTTCAAAAAGACTTCTCATCAAGACTAGGTCTTTTAAAGCTAGTTGGTCAAAGAAAAAGACTGCTAAAATATTTTAAAAACAAAAACTATACAGCTTATACAAAGCTTATTGCTGAGCTTGGTATCCGCGACAAGTAA
- a CDS encoding DHH family phosphoesterase, whose amino-acid sequence MKFFHLSHTDLDGYGAQYVTKHYFKNIHFLNSNYGREIDEKFSEILNLLDDSEPSVILITDLNLTMSQCEDFDERLKGKNAKLWLLDHHQSGAECASAYEWYFLDNSRCATKITYDFFAQILGADERLAKFCDVVNAVDIWLKDKPDFEMGKVCLGLVANAKEINKVMFEHENNEYLEFLLAQASKFFNEKNDYIGLDSAVHSIKKEFFKFDKDDTLSNLISAYVVRLLSKNKEKFKIEYKGFAGVLTYNIGNTSVIGNDFLVANPDFDFFIDVTSKKTLSFRANGKVDVSAMAKHLVGGGGHVNASGGLFANFKDAYNYEVIKAQIVELINKKTQEDL is encoded by the coding sequence ATGAAATTTTTTCACCTTTCACATACTGATTTAGACGGTTATGGTGCGCAGTATGTGACAAAACATTATTTTAAAAATATACATTTTTTAAACTCAAACTACGGTCGCGAGATAGATGAAAAATTTAGTGAAATTTTAAATTTGCTTGATGATAGTGAGCCAAGCGTGATTTTAATAACCGATCTAAATTTAACCATGTCACAGTGCGAGGACTTTGATGAGAGACTAAAGGGTAAAAACGCCAAGCTTTGGCTACTAGATCATCATCAAAGCGGAGCAGAGTGCGCGAGTGCTTATGAGTGGTATTTTTTAGATAACTCGCGCTGCGCGACAAAGATCACATATGACTTTTTTGCTCAAATTTTGGGAGCTGATGAGAGGTTAGCTAAGTTTTGCGATGTCGTAAATGCTGTGGATATCTGGCTAAAAGACAAGCCTGACTTTGAGATGGGAAAGGTCTGTCTTGGACTTGTGGCAAACGCAAAAGAGATAAATAAAGTAATGTTTGAGCATGAAAATAACGAATACCTTGAGTTTTTGTTGGCTCAAGCAAGCAAATTTTTTAATGAGAAAAACGACTATATCGGGCTTGATAGTGCGGTACATAGCATAAAAAAAGAGTTTTTTAAATTTGATAAAGATGATACCTTAAGCAACCTAATATCAGCCTATGTCGTAAGGCTTTTAAGTAAAAATAAAGAGAAATTTAAGATAGAGTACAAGGGCTTTGCCGGCGTTTTGACCTATAATATCGGCAACACCTCAGTCATCGGCAATGACTTTTTGGTTGCAAATCCTGACTTTGACTTTTTCATCGATGTAACTAGCAAAAAAACTCTAAGCTTTCGCGCTAACGGTAAGGTCGATGTGAGCGCGATGGCAAAGCATTTAGTCGGAGGTGGCGGTCATGTCAATGCTAGCGGCGGACTTTTTGCAAATTTTAAAGATGCGTATAATTATGAAGTGATAAAAGCACAGATAGTGGAGTTGATAAATAAAAAAACACAGGAGGATTTATGA
- a CDS encoding RrF2 family transcriptional regulator has translation MLFTKASEYALISLIFISQRKEPVDVDTLSSELNISKSFLAKILQSLAKDKILKSFKGANGGFMLMQAAENISVKTIIESVEKRPTSVFECSNSMLDCDKAANCQIWSMFNSLQQKVDEVLEGISLADIIKR, from the coding sequence GTGCTTTTTACAAAAGCAAGCGAATACGCCCTAATATCGCTCATCTTTATCTCGCAGCGTAAAGAACCAGTTGATGTAGATACCCTTTCAAGCGAGCTAAACATTTCAAAGAGCTTTTTAGCAAAAATTTTACAATCCCTAGCAAAAGATAAAATTTTAAAATCTTTTAAAGGCGCAAATGGTGGGTTTATGCTCATGCAGGCGGCTGAAAATATAAGTGTAAAAACCATTATCGAAAGCGTTGAAAAGCGTCCGACTAGCGTTTTTGAGTGCTCAAATTCTATGCTTGACTGTGATAAAGCAGCAAACTGCCAAATTTGGTCGATGTTTAACAGCCTACAACAAAAGGTTGATGAGGTGCTTGAAGGCATTAGTCTAGCTGATATTATCAAGAGATAA